TAGAAAACTCAACCGCTTCAATTCTACAGTTGAGCTCCCTTGACGTGCCCTTTCAGACTTTTATCGGACAGCAATAAAAGGAATTAGTCTCGAAGGGTGCAGAGATGGAGGAGCTTGTAGAGGGCGAAGAGACGTAGCGAGGGATGGCGCGAGGTGAGTTGACGACGTAGTAAGGGCTTGAAGAGCGGAGCTAATGCGCCGAGCAGCGGTACGAGACTAGCGCGCTCTAGTCGCAGGTAGAGCTGGAGGAGACGTATCGGATAGGGTGCGAGCAGGGTACGGTGTCGGTAGAGATTCTCCACATAACGCTCGGTGGTGTCGAGGAATTGGTCGCTACTCTCCTTGAGCGCATGGATGACGGGGTTGTCGATATGCGTGATGGTGATACCCCGCTCGGCTAGTCGATAGCCGAAGTAAGCGTCTTCGTAGCCCATACCCATCTGCGTGGGGAAGCCCTCCTCCAGAAAGATGTGACGAGGGATCATAAAGCTCATACTGACGAAGGCATCTGCCGGCGCCTGCTGTCGCTCGGCGAGGCTACGTGTCTCGACCTTGTGTCCATACTTATAGCGCAAGAGCCTGTCTCTGGAGGGCCGCTCAGTAGGATAGCAAAAGCCCCCTACCACTACCCTATCGCTATGCGCTGCCTGCAGGTAGTCCACAACGAAGCGGGCAGAGGCAGGCATCGTGTCTGAGTCGATGATGAGGAGCTGGTCTCCCTGGGCTTGCTGCGCCAGGTAGTTGCGCATGCGCCCCGCTCCGAGATGTGTCGTGGGGCGGACAAGCCGTATGAGACCCTCCCGCTGGAGGGTGTCGTAGAGCTGAGCGTAGTGAGGGTCGGAGGAGTCGTCCCCGAGGATGATCTCCCCCTCTATATGCGCCTGCTGCAGCTGATGGTGCAGAACCTCTACGAGCGGACGGCAGTCGTAGTTGCGTGTGGGGATCAAGATGGAGATTTGCTTCGCTGACATAAAATAGCTAGAGGGAGATAATTTCTTTGCGCAAGCAGAAGGCGCTCCACAAAAGTACTCATTTCGGGCTGTATAGACACAAAAAGAGGCGAAGGCACTACCAGCCAGTAGGGTTGATGGTGCCTTCGTTATGTATTCGTATAGTCTGTGATGACTAGCCTAGCCCCTGCAAATCATGTAACCCGATAAGATGAATAACGACTTGCAGGGATGCCCAGCTCGTTCGTCCCCACAAAAAGCTACTCGTCTCAATGCTCTACAACGGACGCACGAGCCGTGCGTCCCTACATATCGCTACTCGTGAGATTTTGCGGAGTTGAGACTAGTAAGACTCCTCCTCGTTCGGGAAGTCTTGGCTCTTGACATCCGCTATGTAGTGCTGTACCGCCTCGGTCATGATAGAGCCAATGTCGGCGTAGCGACGCAAGAAGCGCGGGCTAAAGCCTTGCGTGATGCCGAGCATGTCGTGCATGACGAGGACTTGTCCGTCTACCCCACCTCCAGCTCCGATGCCGATGACAGGGATTGTTAGCTCAGAGGCGACCTTGGTGGCTAGCGGTGCTGGGATCTTCTCCAGTACGAGCGCAAAGCAACCCAGCTCCTCGAGGAGATGGGCATCGGCCAGCAGCTTGTCAGCCTCCGCCTGCTCCTTAGCACGAACAGCGTAAGAGCCAAACTTATTGATCGACTGAGGCGTGAGCCCGAGGTGCCCCATAATCGGGATACCAGCCGAGAGGATACGCTCTACCGACTCACGGATCTCGCTACCGCCCTCTATCTTGATCGCATCAGCATGGGTAATCTTCATCACCTTGATCGCACTCTCTAGAGCGATTTTAGAGTTGCCCTGATAAGAGCCAAAGGGAAGGTCAACGACGACCAGCGCACGCTGCACCGCTTTCATCACGCTCTTGCCATGGTATATCATCTGGTCGAGCGTGATAGGTAGCGTAGTCACATTACCCGCCATCACATTACTGGCAGAGTCGCCTACGAGGATCACATCCATACCGGCAGCATCGATGATCTGTGCTGCTGAGTAGTCGTAAGCGGTGAGCATGGAGATCTTCTCCCCACGCTCTTTCATCTCGAGTAGTCGTCGGGTGGTCACCTTGCGACTATCCGTAGCTTGATAAGTGGACATATTGATTTAGATATTAAATAGTAGACTGAGCGAAGCGTTACTCCCACTCAATCGTTGCGGGTGGCTTTGACGACACATCGTAGCAGACGCGATTGACGCCACGCACCTTGTTTATGATTTCGTTAGAGACCTCTGCGAGGAAGTCGTACGGCAGCCGAGCCCAGTCAGCACTCATCGCATCGACGCTCGTCACCGCACGCAGTGCCACCGTGTACTCATAGGTGCGCTCGTCACCCATGACGCCCACGCTCTGCACCGGCAGTAGGATAGCTCCCGCCTGCCACACCTCATCGTAGAGGTTGTACTTGCGGAGCATGTCGGTGTATATCTTGTCAGCCTTCTGGAGGATAGTCACCTTCTCAGGAGTCACCTCGCCCAGCACACGAATGCCTAGACCAGGACCTGGGAAGGGATGACGAAAGATCATGTGTCGTGGCATAGCGAGTGCCAAGCCGACACGACGCACCTCATCCTTAAAGAGATGCTTCAGCGGCTCCACCAGCTTTAGGTGCATACGCTCAGGCAGTCCGCCCACATTATGATGGCTCTTGATTACCTTGCCCGTGATGTTGATAGACTCGATGATGTCCGGGTAAATAGTTCCCTGCCCCAGCCAACGAGCCTGCGGAAGCTTCTTAGCCTCAGCCTCAAAGACCTCGATGAAGTCCCGGCCGATCACCTTACGCTTAGCCTCCGGATCACGAATGCCTGCTAGGTCTCCGAGGAACTTCGCACTCGCATCGACCTTGATACAGCCCAGCCCGAGAGCCTTGTAGTCTGCCAAGATCTGCTCCGCCTCGCCTAGTCGCATCAGCCCATGATCCACAAAGATGCAGGTGAGCTGATCACCGATAGCACGATGCAGGAGGACCGCTGCGACCGAACTGTCCACACCTCCGCTGAGCGCCATGATGACCTGCTCGTCACCTACCTGCGCCCGGATCGAGGCGATGCTGCTCTCGATGAAAGACTCGGACGACCACTCGCCCTTGATGCCACAGAGCGTGACAAAGTTGTCGAGAAGCTTCGTACCCTCCTCACTATGATGTATCTCTGGGTGAAACTGTACGCCCCACGTCTCCTCACCCTCTATCCTATAAGCGGCATACTGCACCGAGGGAGTCGAGGCGATCACCTTAAAGCCCTCAGGAAGACGTGTGATCGTATCCCCGTGCGACATCCAGACTGTGTGCTGTGGCGAGAGTCCCGCGAGTAGCGGGTCGCCCTTGTCCACCAGTTGCAGCGTAGAGGCTCCGTACTCACGAGTATTGGAGTTCTCCACAGAGCCTCCATTCTGATGCACCATCAACTGCGCTCCATAGCAGATACCCAAGATCGGTAGTCGTCCACGGATGGCTGCTATGTCTGCGGTAAAAGCCTCCTCAGCATAGACCGAGTATGGGCTTCCCGAGAGGATGATGCCACGAACGCCCGTCAGGTCTGTCGGGATCTTGTTGTAAGGGACTATCTCACAGTAAGTGTTGAGGTCTCTCAGACGACGACCTATGAGCTGTGTGGTCTGCGACCCAAAGTCTGCGATAATTATTTTGTCCGGCATAGGTTGATTTCTATTTCGGTGTTAATACTTTGTACTAGAAGTGCTATACGTTGAAGCGGAAGTGCATGATGTCGCCGTCCTGCACGACGTAGTCCTTGCCCTCGACCGCCATACGGCCAGCCTCCTTGACAGCCGTTTCGGAGCCGTAGTGCACGTAGTCCTCA
The sequence above is a segment of the Porphyromonas vaginalis genome. Coding sequences within it:
- a CDS encoding glycosyltransferase family 2 protein gives rise to the protein MSAKQISILIPTRNYDCRPLVEVLHHQLQQAHIEGEIILGDDSSDPHYAQLYDTLQREGLIRLVRPTTHLGAGRMRNYLAQQAQGDQLLIIDSDTMPASARFVVDYLQAAHSDRVVVGGFCYPTERPSRDRLLRYKYGHKVETRSLAERQQAPADAFVSMSFMIPRHIFLEEGFPTQMGMGYEDAYFGYRLAERGITITHIDNPVIHALKESSDQFLDTTERYVENLYRHRTLLAPYPIRLLQLYLRLERASLVPLLGALAPLFKPLLRRQLTSRHPSLRLFALYKLLHLCTLRD
- the panB gene encoding 3-methyl-2-oxobutanoate hydroxymethyltransferase, which codes for MSTYQATDSRKVTTRRLLEMKERGEKISMLTAYDYSAAQIIDAAGMDVILVGDSASNVMAGNVTTLPITLDQMIYHGKSVMKAVQRALVVVDLPFGSYQGNSKIALESAIKVMKITHADAIKIEGGSEIRESVERILSAGIPIMGHLGLTPQSINKFGSYAVRAKEQAEADKLLADAHLLEELGCFALVLEKIPAPLATKVASELTIPVIGIGAGGGVDGQVLVMHDMLGITQGFSPRFLRRYADIGSIMTEAVQHYIADVKSQDFPNEEESY
- the guaA gene encoding glutamine-hydrolyzing GMP synthase — encoded protein: MPDKIIIADFGSQTTQLIGRRLRDLNTYCEIVPYNKIPTDLTGVRGIILSGSPYSVYAEEAFTADIAAIRGRLPILGICYGAQLMVHQNGGSVENSNTREYGASTLQLVDKGDPLLAGLSPQHTVWMSHGDTITRLPEGFKVIASTPSVQYAAYRIEGEETWGVQFHPEIHHSEEGTKLLDNFVTLCGIKGEWSSESFIESSIASIRAQVGDEQVIMALSGGVDSSVAAVLLHRAIGDQLTCIFVDHGLMRLGEAEQILADYKALGLGCIKVDASAKFLGDLAGIRDPEAKRKVIGRDFIEVFEAEAKKLPQARWLGQGTIYPDIIESINITGKVIKSHHNVGGLPERMHLKLVEPLKHLFKDEVRRVGLALAMPRHMIFRHPFPGPGLGIRVLGEVTPEKVTILQKADKIYTDMLRKYNLYDEVWQAGAILLPVQSVGVMGDERTYEYTVALRAVTSVDAMSADWARLPYDFLAEVSNEIINKVRGVNRVCYDVSSKPPATIEWE